One genomic region from Candidatus Endomicrobiellum trichonymphae encodes:
- a CDS encoding excinuclease ABC subunit UvrC, whose protein sequence is MTDHKNKKLENIPKLPGVYIMRDGVGSIIYIGKAKSLKNRVSSYFNADINSKAASIITAMRKIDYILCTSEREALIIERQLINKVQPYFNSMWKDDKSYPYIKFSIDEDFPRLALTRKKLKDGALYFGPYPQVFYIKKFVRWLVKLFKIRPCKMDLSEESLPEEKKVKSCLYHHTEMCTGPCLGKIMSKDYKKKIKDIELFLNGKFKKLEDDWKTQMFDLSENMRYEEAKEIRDRLYALQNMSERVIISEITQDEINNSVKRANSINELKNVLRLKHQPAVIEGFDNSNIQGTNAVASMVRFQNGIADKKNYRRFKIKTVAGADDFASMKEVVFRRYSSLIRKNEKLPDLILIDGGKGQLGAAVSALEELQSQIPIISLAKKNEEIFLPSKDSAMLLSRHSAALRLLQSVRDEAHRFAVSYHRKLRAKEFGV, encoded by the coding sequence ATGACAGATCATAAAAATAAAAAACTTGAAAATATTCCAAAACTTCCCGGGGTTTATATAATGCGCGATGGAGTCGGCAGCATTATATACATCGGTAAAGCAAAAAGTCTTAAAAACAGAGTATCATCATATTTTAACGCCGATATAAATTCAAAAGCTGCCTCTATTATAACGGCAATGCGTAAAATTGATTATATTTTATGTACTTCCGAAAGAGAAGCGCTGATAATTGAAAGACAGCTGATAAACAAAGTCCAGCCCTATTTCAATTCAATGTGGAAAGATGACAAATCCTATCCGTACATAAAATTTTCAATAGACGAAGACTTTCCGCGTTTGGCGCTTACAAGAAAAAAACTTAAAGACGGCGCTTTGTATTTCGGACCGTATCCGCAGGTTTTTTATATAAAAAAATTTGTCCGATGGCTTGTAAAACTTTTTAAAATCCGTCCGTGCAAGATGGATTTATCGGAAGAATCTCTTCCCGAAGAAAAAAAGGTTAAATCATGCCTTTACCATCATACGGAAATGTGTACCGGTCCGTGTCTCGGTAAAATTATGTCAAAAGATTATAAAAAAAAAATCAAAGATATTGAGTTATTTTTAAATGGCAAATTTAAAAAACTTGAAGACGACTGGAAAACGCAGATGTTTGACTTAAGCGAAAATATGCGTTATGAAGAAGCAAAAGAAATAAGAGACAGGCTTTATGCGCTGCAAAATATGTCTGAAAGAGTTATTATAAGCGAAATTACGCAGGACGAAATAAATAACTCTGTCAAAAGAGCAAACAGCATAAACGAATTAAAAAATGTTTTGAGATTAAAACACCAGCCGGCGGTAATAGAAGGCTTTGACAATTCAAATATACAGGGGACGAATGCCGTTGCTTCCATGGTAAGATTTCAAAACGGTATTGCCGACAAAAAAAACTATAGAAGATTTAAAATCAAAACCGTTGCCGGCGCAGACGATTTTGCAAGCATGAAAGAAGTCGTTTTCAGAAGATATTCATCATTAATAAGAAAGAATGAAAAACTGCCGGATCTGATTTTAATTGACGGCGGAAAGGGACAGCTTGGAGCCGCGGTAAGCGCGCTTGAAGAGCTTCAGTCGCAAATTCCTATAATTTCGCTTGCAAAAAAGAATGAAGAAATTTTTTTACCAAGCAAAGATAGCGCGATGCTTTTAAGCAGACATTCGGCAGCTTTAAGACTTTTACAGTCCGTAAGAGATGAAGCGCACAGATTTGCCGTAAGCTATCACAGAAAACTCAGAGCAAAAGAGTTCGGAGTATAA
- a CDS encoding methylated-DNA--[protein]-cysteine S-methyltransferase, with product MKKIPKDIIEKMKNYPDFYVKVWKACFKISAGKTLTYLQLAKNIGAPKAARAVGTALSKNPFAPVIPCHRVIRTNGKMGGYSAAGGIKKKLKMLRYENETGKDASLD from the coding sequence GTGAAAAAAATACCAAAAGACATTATTGAAAAGATGAAAAACTATCCAGACTTTTACGTAAAAGTCTGGAAAGCGTGCTTTAAAATATCCGCAGGAAAAACTTTAACTTACTTACAGCTTGCAAAAAATATAGGAGCGCCTAAAGCTGCAAGAGCGGTAGGCACAGCGTTAAGCAAAAATCCCTTTGCGCCGGTAATTCCCTGCCATAGAGTCATAAGAACTAACGGAAAAATGGGCGGCTATTCTGCAGCCGGCGGAATAAAGAAAAAATTAAAAATGCTTAGATACGAAAATGAAACCGGAAAAGATGCTTCGCTGGATTGA
- a CDS encoding lipoate--protein ligase family protein yields the protein MKPEKMLRWIDDIPRNAAMNMALDEMLFNEYKNNPVLRTYYWDNAYTTIGYFQKAKDAGESGLVRRFTGGLTVNHHNDISYSVITSSDFFNVYNQQEIYRNIHLAIQKALQALGINSIILNKKTRNTSIICVQTFCENDLILNGKKIAGSCLRRRGSKLIVQGSIHIRLNIAEKKVFSVNFAKNTAEFLKTEIKTSSFDNNDIKQAQKIAGKKYSNLQWNNKF from the coding sequence ATGAAACCGGAAAAGATGCTTCGCTGGATTGACGATATTCCAAGAAATGCGGCAATGAATATGGCGCTTGATGAAATGCTGTTTAATGAATATAAGAACAATCCCGTATTAAGAACTTATTACTGGGACAATGCATACACAACAATAGGATATTTTCAAAAAGCTAAAGATGCGGGCGAATCCGGACTCGTAAGAAGATTTACCGGAGGGCTTACGGTAAACCATCATAACGATATATCATACAGTGTTATTACATCATCAGACTTTTTCAACGTGTACAACCAGCAGGAAATCTACAGAAACATTCATTTGGCAATACAAAAAGCTTTGCAGGCGCTTGGGATTAATTCTATAATTTTAAATAAAAAGACGAGAAATACAAGCATTATATGCGTCCAGACTTTCTGCGAAAACGATTTGATTTTAAACGGCAAAAAAATTGCAGGATCGTGTTTGCGAAGACGAGGTAGCAAACTTATAGTACAGGGATCAATTCATATACGCCTAAATATCGCCGAAAAAAAAGTTTTTTCCGTAAACTTTGCAAAAAATACGGCTGAGTTTCTTAAAACTGAGATAAAAACTTCAAGTTTTGACAATAACGACATTAAGCAAGCCCAAAAGATTGCCGGGAAAAAATACTCAAATCTGCAATGGAATAACAAATTTTAA